A genome region from Methylorubrum populi includes the following:
- a CDS encoding DUF3072 domain-containing protein: protein MTGKTTKDRTTAENPKSDPTDESNRIKDPDEWTTGAEPMTGAQASYLKTLSEQAKAPEAFEADLDKAEASKRIDALRKETGKA, encoded by the coding sequence ATGACGGGCAAGACGACCAAGGACCGGACCACGGCCGAGAACCCGAAATCCGATCCGACCGACGAGTCGAACCGGATCAAGGATCCCGACGAGTGGACCACCGGCGCCGAACCGATGACGGGGGCTCAGGCCTCCTATCTCAAGACTCTGTCCGAGCAGGCCAAGGCGCCGGAGGCCTTCGAGGCCGATCTCGACAAGGCCGAGGCTTCGAAGCGCATCGACGCCCTGCGCAAGGAGACCGGCAAGGCCTGA
- the ispH gene encoding 4-hydroxy-3-methylbut-2-enyl diphosphate reductase — translation MSADTINLTADPNRVPQPAVTGEKPPLEILLCAPRGFCAGVVRAIDVVERALAIYGAPVYVRHEIVHNKYVVETLKRKGAVFVRELDEVPDSNAPVIFSAHGVAKTVPRNADARGLTTIDATCPLVTKVHREAEIHHKRGRHVLLVGHSGHPEVVGTMGQLPKGSITLVEDIDQIEALTPPPDQELAWVTQTTLSIDDTKHIVEALKAKFTGIHGPHKDDICYATTNRQEAVKEVAPRVDALIVVGSSNSSNSQRLREVAERAGCPITRLVLRAEEIDWDAFKDIRRLGLTAGASAPEVLVEEIIDAFAAHFDVTVDQVSVTVEDMSFPLPRELRSEAAE, via the coding sequence ATGAGCGCCGACACCATCAACCTCACCGCCGACCCGAACCGGGTCCCGCAGCCGGCCGTGACGGGCGAGAAGCCGCCACTGGAAATCCTGCTGTGCGCCCCCCGCGGCTTCTGCGCGGGCGTGGTGCGCGCCATCGACGTGGTGGAGCGCGCCCTCGCGATCTACGGGGCGCCGGTCTACGTCCGCCACGAGATCGTCCACAACAAGTACGTGGTCGAGACGCTGAAGCGCAAAGGCGCGGTGTTCGTGCGCGAGCTGGACGAGGTGCCCGACAGCAACGCCCCGGTCATCTTCTCCGCCCACGGCGTCGCCAAGACCGTGCCGCGGAATGCCGACGCGCGCGGCCTGACCACCATCGACGCCACCTGTCCGCTGGTGACCAAGGTCCACCGCGAGGCCGAGATCCATCACAAGCGCGGGCGCCATGTCCTGCTCGTCGGCCATTCCGGCCATCCGGAGGTCGTCGGCACCATGGGCCAATTGCCCAAGGGCTCGATCACGCTCGTCGAGGACATCGACCAGATCGAGGCCCTCACCCCGCCGCCCGACCAGGAACTCGCCTGGGTGACGCAGACCACGCTGTCGATCGACGACACCAAGCACATCGTCGAGGCGCTGAAGGCGAAGTTCACCGGCATCCACGGGCCTCACAAGGACGACATCTGCTACGCCACCACCAACCGCCAGGAGGCGGTCAAGGAGGTCGCGCCGCGGGTCGACGCGCTGATCGTGGTGGGCTCCTCGAACTCCTCGAACTCCCAGCGCCTGCGCGAGGTCGCGGAGCGGGCCGGCTGCCCGATCACCCGCCTCGTGCTGCGCGCCGAGGAGATCGACTGGGACGCCTTCAAGGACATCCGCCGCCTCGGCCTCACCGCCGGCGCCTCGGCGCCGGAGGTGCTGGTGGAGGAGATCATCGACGCCTTCGCCGCGCATTTCGACGTGACGGTGGATCAGGTCTCGGTGACGGTCGAGGACATGTCCTTCCCGCTGCCGCGCGAGTTGCGCAGCGAGGCCGCCGAGTAG
- a CDS encoding putative zinc-binding peptidase, with translation MKLFRCQSCDNVLYFENRSCGRCGHRLAYLPQLGRISALEPAGDNHAWTPLAAPDRPSFLCTNAAHDTCNWLVPPGTTDAFCLACRHNGIVPDVSDPVNLGRWREMEHAKHRLFYTLLRWNLPLKTRAEDPQHGLIFNFLADPPDANGPKVMTGHDNGVVTIALIEADPAEREKRRAAMGEPYRTLLGHFRHEVGHHYWDLLVRDAGKLAPCRAVFGDDSQDYGQALQRHYDQGAPANWQENFVSAYATTHPWEDFAETWAHYLHIVDTLEMASAFGMQVKPKADVEGDLATRVDFDPYRAEGIERIIDAWLPFVFAMNSVSRAMGERDLYPFVLAPAVVAKLGFIHDLVHGRV, from the coding sequence ATGAAACTCTTCCGCTGCCAGTCCTGCGACAACGTCCTGTATTTCGAGAACCGCTCCTGCGGGCGCTGCGGCCACCGGCTCGCCTACCTGCCGCAGCTCGGCCGGATCTCGGCCCTGGAGCCGGCAGGCGACAACCATGCCTGGACGCCGCTGGCGGCGCCGGACCGCCCCAGCTTCCTGTGCACCAACGCCGCGCACGACACCTGCAACTGGCTGGTTCCGCCCGGCACGACCGACGCCTTCTGCCTCGCCTGCCGCCACAACGGCATCGTGCCCGACGTGAGCGACCCGGTGAACCTGGGGCGCTGGCGCGAGATGGAGCACGCCAAGCACCGGCTGTTCTACACCCTGCTGCGCTGGAACCTGCCGCTGAAGACCCGCGCCGAGGATCCCCAGCACGGCCTGATCTTCAACTTCCTCGCCGACCCGCCGGACGCCAACGGGCCGAAGGTGATGACCGGCCACGACAACGGCGTCGTCACCATCGCGCTGATCGAGGCCGATCCGGCCGAGCGCGAGAAGCGACGCGCCGCCATGGGCGAGCCCTATCGCACGCTGCTCGGCCATTTCCGCCACGAGGTCGGCCATCATTACTGGGACCTGCTGGTGCGCGACGCGGGCAAGCTGGCGCCCTGCCGTGCGGTGTTCGGCGACGATTCCCAGGATTACGGCCAGGCGCTCCAGCGCCATTACGACCAGGGCGCGCCCGCGAACTGGCAGGAGAACTTCGTCTCGGCCTACGCCACCACCCATCCATGGGAGGATTTCGCCGAGACCTGGGCGCATTACCTTCACATCGTCGACACCCTCGAAATGGCGAGCGCCTTCGGGATGCAGGTGAAGCCCAAGGCCGACGTCGAGGGCGACCTCGCCACGCGGGTCGATTTCGATCCCTATCGGGCCGAGGGGATCGAGCGGATCATCGATGCGTGGCTGCCCTTCGTGTTCGCGATGAACAGCGTCAGCCGGGCCATGGGCGAGCGCGACCTCTATCCCTTCGTCCTGGCCCCGGCGGTGGTGGCGAAGCTCGGCTTCATCCACGACCTCGTGCACGGGCGGGTGTGA
- a CDS encoding MATE family efflux transporter: MPEAGTATGPGRESGAARFVSGSILRHVVVMSATGSVGLMAIFAVDLLSLFYVSKLGDPALTAAVGFASIVQFFAIAISIGLMIAAGALVSRATGAGDPSGARRIATSVTVHGLIASALLAAFLLTVADPLLASIGAEGHTLAVAKRYLWISLPSNLLLGPGMLFTGLLRAVGAAREAMYVTLGGAVVTVFVDPLLIFGVGLGVDGAALAVCVARVAFVAIGWAGVRRYRLLQAPGLAAVLGDLPVVARIALPAVLTNLAPSVASAFVAHALSGFGPAAIAGNVVIDRLAPVAFCGLFAMSGSIGPILGQNWGAGRFDRMRSVLRGGALVTALYVLAVWLLLALARGPLARAFGLEGVAAELFGFFCLVSGPVWFFNGLLFLSNASFNNLGFPFVSTVLNWGRATLGTVPPALAGAAWYGPEGVIAGIGLGSVAFGVTGLALAFRTVGRLERGGTPEEAPVLEPPAADEAVQAAPSSGMSL; this comes from the coding sequence ATGCCTGAGGCCGGCACCGCCACCGGGCCGGGTCGGGAGAGCGGCGCGGCGCGCTTCGTCTCCGGCTCGATCCTGCGCCACGTCGTGGTGATGAGCGCCACCGGCTCGGTCGGGCTGATGGCCATCTTCGCCGTCGATCTCCTGTCCCTGTTCTACGTCTCGAAGCTCGGCGATCCGGCGCTCACCGCCGCGGTCGGCTTCGCCTCGATCGTCCAGTTCTTCGCCATCGCCATCAGCATCGGCCTGATGATCGCGGCCGGCGCCCTCGTCTCGCGGGCGACCGGCGCGGGCGATCCGTCCGGCGCGCGGCGGATCGCGACCTCGGTCACCGTCCACGGCCTGATCGCGTCGGCCCTGCTCGCCGCATTTCTCCTCACGGTGGCCGATCCGCTGCTCGCGTCCATCGGCGCCGAGGGGCACACCCTGGCGGTGGCCAAGCGCTATCTCTGGATCAGCCTGCCCTCGAACCTGCTGCTCGGGCCGGGCATGCTGTTCACCGGCCTCCTGCGCGCCGTCGGCGCCGCGCGGGAGGCGATGTACGTGACGCTCGGCGGCGCCGTCGTCACGGTCTTCGTCGATCCGCTGCTGATCTTCGGGGTCGGCCTCGGCGTGGACGGCGCGGCGCTCGCGGTCTGCGTCGCCCGGGTCGCCTTCGTCGCCATCGGCTGGGCCGGGGTACGGCGCTACCGCCTGCTCCAGGCGCCGGGTCTCGCCGCCGTCCTCGGCGACCTTCCCGTCGTCGCGCGCATCGCGCTGCCGGCGGTGCTGACCAACCTCGCCCCCTCCGTCGCGAGCGCCTTCGTGGCGCACGCCCTCTCGGGCTTCGGTCCCGCGGCGATCGCCGGCAACGTGGTGATCGACCGCCTCGCCCCGGTCGCCTTCTGCGGGCTGTTCGCGATGTCGGGCTCGATCGGCCCGATCCTCGGCCAGAACTGGGGCGCGGGGCGCTTCGACCGGATGCGCAGCGTCCTGCGCGGCGGGGCGCTGGTGACGGCGCTCTACGTGCTCGCCGTCTGGCTTCTCCTCGCGCTCGCCCGCGGGCCGCTGGCCCGGGCCTTCGGGCTCGAAGGCGTGGCGGCCGAGCTGTTCGGCTTCTTCTGTCTCGTCAGCGGGCCGGTCTGGTTCTTCAACGGGCTGCTGTTCCTGTCGAACGCCTCGTTCAACAACCTCGGATTTCCCTTCGTCTCGACCGTGCTGAATTGGGGCCGGGCGACGCTCGGCACGGTCCCGCCCGCGCTGGCGGGGGCGGCGTGGTACGGGCCGGAGGGCGTGATCGCCGGCATCGGTCTCGGCTCGGTCGCCTTCGGCGTGACGGGCCTCGCCCTCGCCTTCCGCACCGTGGGCCGCCTGGAGCGCGGCGGAACGCCCGAGGAAGCGCCCGTCCTCGAACCGCCGGCTGCCGACGAGGCGGTGCAGGCCGCCCCGTCGAGCGGAATGTCGCTGTGA
- a CDS encoding DUF937 domain-containing protein, whose product MYNMFDILQSQGDASVRAFGQQFGLSPEQTRRAMEALLPALTMGMQRNAGIDPMGLGRLFGLNLPGAGPTAQPAGGPDLLTGLFGSPLLGQAVIQQAAAASGVGAQALRQMLPIMAGMIVAGIVHLLLNAPAPAPAAEPPPSPVGMFWTDWLNGLSAAAAQVAPPTSQPSTRRPETRPAGRKPDAAPAPDATKASLEVIQQMLLTGAEVQEQNVKAMKEVFDAFWSQPKPEAGAPNAEAASAPAPSAAVNSAKEPAPPKRRPNGRN is encoded by the coding sequence ATGTACAACATGTTCGACATCCTGCAGAGTCAGGGCGATGCGAGCGTGCGGGCGTTCGGGCAGCAGTTCGGCCTCAGCCCGGAGCAGACCCGCCGGGCCATGGAAGCCCTGCTGCCGGCCCTGACCATGGGGATGCAGCGCAATGCCGGCATCGACCCGATGGGCCTCGGGCGCCTGTTCGGCCTGAACCTGCCCGGCGCCGGGCCGACGGCGCAGCCCGCGGGCGGTCCGGATCTTCTGACCGGCCTGTTCGGCTCCCCCCTGCTGGGTCAGGCGGTGATCCAGCAGGCGGCGGCGGCGAGCGGGGTCGGCGCCCAGGCCCTGCGGCAGATGCTGCCGATCATGGCCGGGATGATCGTGGCCGGGATCGTCCATCTGCTTCTCAACGCACCCGCCCCGGCACCGGCCGCCGAGCCGCCCCCCTCCCCGGTCGGCATGTTCTGGACCGACTGGCTCAACGGGCTCAGCGCCGCGGCGGCCCAGGTGGCGCCCCCCACCTCGCAACCGTCAACCCGCCGGCCGGAGACGCGCCCTGCCGGCCGGAAGCCGGATGCGGCGCCCGCCCCCGACGCGACCAAGGCCTCGCTGGAGGTGATCCAGCAGATGCTCCTGACCGGGGCCGAGGTTCAGGAGCAGAACGTCAAGGCGATGAAGGAGGTGTTCGACGCGTTCTGGAGCCAGCCGAAGCCCGAAGCCGGCGCGCCGAACGCGGAAGCCGCCTCCGCTCCCGCGCCCTCCGCCGCCGTCAACTCAGCCAAGGAGCCGGCTCCGCCGAAGCGCAGGCCGAACGGCAGGAACTGA
- a CDS encoding branched-chain amino acid aminotransferase — translation MSVIPFDEREGTIWFDGVMVPWREAKIHVLSHGLHYGSAVFEGERAYGGRIFKSREHSERLRRSAELLDFEVPYAVDEIEAAKARVLATSGLKDAYLRPVAWRGSEMMGVAAQNNTIHLAIAAWEWPSYFDPATKMKGIRLDIADYRRPDPRTAPSTSKAAGLYMICTISKHRAENKGYADALMLDWEDNVAECTGANVFFIADGVIHTPLADRFLDGLTRQTVIELAKRRGIPVIERRIRPEEMASVSECFITGSAAEVTPVAEIGPYRFTPGSLTKTLMDDYLAEVQPRAVAA, via the coding sequence ATGTCCGTGATTCCCTTCGATGAGCGCGAGGGCACGATCTGGTTCGACGGCGTGATGGTGCCGTGGCGCGAGGCGAAGATCCACGTGCTCAGCCACGGCCTTCACTACGGATCGGCGGTGTTCGAGGGCGAGCGGGCCTATGGCGGCCGGATCTTCAAGAGCCGGGAGCATTCCGAGCGCCTGCGCCGGTCGGCCGAGCTGCTCGATTTCGAAGTCCCGTACGCGGTCGACGAGATCGAGGCGGCCAAGGCCCGGGTTCTGGCGACCAGCGGCCTCAAGGACGCCTACCTGCGGCCGGTGGCGTGGCGCGGCTCCGAGATGATGGGCGTCGCGGCGCAGAACAACACGATCCACCTCGCCATCGCCGCCTGGGAATGGCCGAGCTACTTCGACCCGGCCACCAAGATGAAGGGCATCCGCCTCGACATCGCCGATTACCGCCGGCCCGATCCGCGCACCGCGCCCTCGACCTCGAAGGCGGCGGGCCTCTACATGATCTGCACGATCTCCAAGCACCGGGCCGAGAACAAGGGCTATGCCGACGCCCTGATGCTCGACTGGGAGGACAACGTCGCCGAGTGCACCGGCGCCAACGTGTTCTTCATCGCCGACGGCGTGATCCACACGCCCCTGGCCGACCGCTTCCTCGACGGCCTCACCCGCCAGACGGTGATCGAGTTGGCCAAGCGCCGCGGCATCCCGGTGATCGAGCGGCGCATCCGCCCCGAGGAGATGGCGAGCGTCTCCGAGTGCTTCATCACCGGCTCCGCGGCCGAGGTGACGCCGGTGGCCGAGATCGGACCCTACCGCTTCACCCCCGGCAGCCTGACCAAGACGCTGATGGACGATTACCTCGCCGAGGTGCAGCCGCGGGCGGTCGCCGCCTGA
- a CDS encoding monovalent cation:proton antiporter-2 (CPA2) family protein, with the protein MASATDHASFLPPVLTFLSAAVIGVPLVRLLGQSAVLGYLVAGVVIGPAGFSLIAEPETAASVAEIGVVLLLFIVGLELEISRLVSMRRDIFGLGTAQLILCALVIAGAALAYGLTPAAAGVVGIAIALSATAVALQLLEERGDLGSAYGSRAFAVLLFQDISVVAILALLPLLASAGATPKDGWLDEGLRSTGRAAVAVAGVVVVGRYGLNPFFRLLAAAGGREVMTAAALLVVLGTALMMEKAGLSMAMGAFLAGVMLAESNFRHQLEADIEPFRGMLLGLFFMSVGMSIDGGLLANHWLALVAATAAAIAVKIALVAGLFRLFGSPWLDALRGAAVLAPAGEFAFVILPAAGDLHILGSEVTRFCVALAALTMLVGPVAAKGLDAVIARRPKEAEPPSDVGEAPDSGETRVLVVGFGRFGQILAQVLLAEGINITVIDKDVGQIRAATSFGFRIYYGDGTRLDVLRASGLAKAELICVCIDDSQAALKIVDIVHEEFPNVRTYVRAYDRTHAIELMNRDVDFQLRETVESALGFGRATLESLGLSAEAAARRVEDVRKRDVARLVLQQAGAMPDGTGWLRGAPEVRPEPLTAPKSSSRALSAETRGLIESQPHESAARVLEPEDAEPDA; encoded by the coding sequence ATGGCGAGTGCCACGGACCACGCCAGCTTCCTGCCGCCGGTGCTGACCTTCCTGTCGGCGGCGGTGATCGGCGTGCCGCTCGTGCGGTTGCTCGGGCAGAGCGCGGTGCTCGGCTATCTCGTGGCGGGCGTGGTGATCGGCCCGGCCGGCTTCTCGCTGATCGCCGAGCCGGAGACGGCGGCGAGCGTCGCCGAGATCGGCGTGGTGCTGCTGCTGTTCATCGTCGGGCTGGAACTCGAAATCTCCCGGCTCGTCTCGATGCGGCGGGACATCTTCGGCCTCGGCACGGCCCAGTTGATCCTGTGCGCGCTGGTGATCGCGGGCGCGGCGCTCGCCTACGGCCTGACGCCGGCCGCGGCGGGGGTGGTCGGCATCGCCATCGCGCTGTCGGCCACGGCGGTGGCGCTGCAACTGCTCGAAGAGCGCGGCGACCTCGGCAGCGCCTACGGCAGCCGCGCCTTCGCGGTGCTGCTGTTCCAGGACATCTCGGTGGTGGCGATCCTGGCGCTGCTGCCGCTGCTCGCCTCGGCCGGCGCCACGCCGAAGGACGGCTGGCTCGACGAGGGGCTCCGCTCCACCGGCCGCGCCGCGGTGGCGGTCGCGGGGGTGGTCGTCGTCGGGCGCTACGGCCTGAACCCGTTCTTCCGCCTGCTCGCGGCGGCGGGCGGGCGCGAGGTGATGACGGCCGCCGCCCTCCTCGTGGTGCTCGGCACGGCGCTGATGATGGAGAAGGCCGGCCTCTCCATGGCGATGGGCGCGTTCCTCGCGGGCGTGATGCTCGCCGAGTCGAACTTCCGCCACCAGCTCGAGGCCGACATCGAGCCGTTCCGCGGCATGCTGCTCGGCCTGTTCTTCATGAGCGTCGGCATGTCGATCGACGGCGGCCTGCTCGCCAACCACTGGCTGGCCCTCGTCGCCGCGACGGCGGCGGCGATCGCGGTGAAGATCGCCCTCGTCGCCGGGCTGTTCCGCCTGTTCGGCTCGCCCTGGCTCGACGCCCTGCGCGGCGCGGCGGTGCTGGCCCCGGCGGGCGAGTTCGCCTTCGTGATCCTGCCGGCGGCGGGCGACCTGCACATCCTCGGCTCGGAGGTGACCCGCTTCTGCGTCGCGCTCGCGGCGCTGACCATGCTGGTCGGCCCCGTGGCGGCGAAGGGGCTCGACGCCGTGATCGCCCGCCGCCCGAAGGAGGCCGAGCCGCCCTCCGATGTCGGCGAGGCGCCGGATTCCGGCGAGACCCGCGTGCTCGTCGTCGGTTTCGGCCGTTTCGGGCAGATCCTGGCGCAGGTGCTGCTGGCGGAGGGCATCAACATCACCGTCATCGACAAGGATGTCGGGCAGATCCGCGCCGCCACGAGCTTCGGCTTCCGCATCTATTACGGCGACGGCACCCGGCTCGACGTGCTGCGCGCCTCCGGCCTGGCCAAGGCGGAGCTGATCTGCGTCTGCATCGACGATTCGCAGGCGGCCCTGAAGATCGTCGACATCGTCCACGAGGAATTCCCGAACGTGCGCACCTACGTGCGCGCCTACGACCGCACCCACGCCATCGAGCTGATGAACCGGGACGTGGACTTCCAGCTCCGCGAAACCGTCGAATCCGCCCTCGGCTTCGGCCGCGCCACCCTGGAAAGCCTGGGACTGTCCGCGGAAGCCGCCGCGCGCCGCGTCGAGGACGTGCGCAAGCGCGACGTCGCCCGGCTCGTGCTGCAGCAGGCCGGCGCGATGCCCGACGGAACCGGCTGGCTGCGCGGCGCGCCGGAGGTGCGGCCCGAGCCGCTCACCGCACCGAAGAGTTCCTCGCGGGCGCTCAGCGCCGAGACCCGCGGCCTGATCGAGTCGCAGCCCCACGAATCCGCCGCCCGCGTGCTCGAACCCGAGGACGCCGAGCCGGATGCCTGA
- the thrB gene encoding homoserine kinase: MAVYTDVSDEALRAFLEEYEIGDLLSCKGIAEGVENSNFFLHTGSGNYILTLYEKRVSEADLPFFLNLMGHLARAGLACPQPVRNRAGTALGRLCGRPAAIVTFLEGVSLSRPNAGHCRALGAALAGLHAAGRDFPMVRANNLSVAAWRPLFAQAEAQADTVAPGLAARTRADLDRLEASWPQGLPGGVIHADLFTDNVFFVGDAVSGLIDFYFACTDAFAYDLAISLNAWCFDADGTFHRDKAGAMIAGYDAVRKLESAEVAALPVLARGAAMRFMLTRLVDWLNVPPGALVQPKDPLEYDRRLGFHRTAGDARDYGWAGSAR, translated from the coding sequence GTGGCGGTCTACACCGATGTTTCCGACGAGGCGCTGCGCGCCTTCCTCGAAGAGTACGAGATCGGCGATCTGCTCTCCTGCAAGGGCATCGCGGAGGGCGTCGAGAACTCGAACTTCTTCCTGCACACGGGCAGCGGCAACTACATCCTCACCCTCTACGAGAAGCGGGTGAGCGAGGCGGACCTGCCGTTCTTCCTCAACCTGATGGGCCATCTCGCCCGCGCCGGGCTCGCCTGTCCGCAGCCGGTGCGCAACCGGGCCGGCACGGCACTCGGGCGCCTCTGCGGCCGGCCGGCGGCCATCGTCACCTTCCTCGAAGGCGTTTCGTTGAGCCGCCCGAACGCCGGGCATTGCCGCGCGCTCGGGGCCGCGCTGGCCGGGCTGCACGCCGCGGGCCGCGACTTCCCGATGGTGCGCGCGAACAACCTGTCGGTGGCCGCGTGGCGCCCGCTCTTCGCGCAGGCCGAGGCGCAGGCCGACACGGTGGCGCCGGGCCTCGCGGCGCGGACCCGCGCCGACCTCGACCGGCTCGAAGCGTCCTGGCCGCAGGGCCTGCCGGGGGGCGTGATCCACGCCGACCTGTTCACCGACAACGTGTTCTTCGTCGGCGATGCGGTGTCGGGCCTGATCGACTTCTATTTCGCCTGCACCGACGCCTTCGCCTACGATCTGGCGATCAGCCTCAACGCGTGGTGCTTCGACGCCGACGGCACCTTCCACCGCGACAAGGCGGGGGCGATGATCGCCGGCTACGACGCGGTGCGCAAACTGGAGTCGGCCGAGGTCGCGGCGCTTCCGGTCCTGGCGCGGGGCGCGGCCATGCGCTTCATGCTGACCCGCCTCGTGGACTGGCTCAACGTGCCGCCGGGGGCGCTCGTCCAGCCGAAGGATCCGCTCGAATACGACCGCCGGCTCGGCTTCCACCGCACGGCCGGGGACGCGCGGGATTACGGTTGGGCGGGATCCGCACGATAA
- a CDS encoding YqgE/AlgH family protein, producing the protein MQRPDPSLNDPAYLDGQFLVAMPGIGDERFARSVIYLCAHSADGAMGIIVNKPVADLSMPDLLIQLDIASEADAIRLRERVGHMPVLMGGPVDAKRGFVLHTADFHIDQSTLQIDEGVCLTATVEILRAIADGRGPSNAVLALGYAGWQAGQLENEILANGWLNCPADPELIFDPGLGAKYDQVLRAIGIDPAMLSAEAGRA; encoded by the coding sequence ATGCAGAGACCCGACCCCTCGCTCAACGACCCGGCCTATCTCGACGGCCAGTTCCTCGTGGCCATGCCGGGGATCGGCGACGAGCGTTTCGCGCGCTCGGTGATCTATCTCTGCGCCCACTCGGCGGACGGGGCGATGGGCATCATCGTCAACAAGCCGGTGGCCGATCTCAGCATGCCGGATCTGCTGATCCAGCTCGACATCGCCAGCGAGGCGGACGCGATCCGCCTGCGCGAGCGGGTGGGGCACATGCCGGTGCTGATGGGCGGTCCCGTCGATGCCAAGCGCGGCTTCGTGCTCCATACGGCCGACTTCCACATCGACCAGTCGACGCTGCAGATCGACGAAGGCGTCTGCCTGACCGCGACGGTGGAGATCCTGCGCGCCATCGCCGATGGCCGGGGGCCGTCGAACGCGGTGCTGGCGCTCGGCTACGCCGGATGGCAGGCGGGACAGCTCGAGAACGAGATCCTGGCCAACGGCTGGCTCAACTGTCCGGCCGACCCGGAGCTGATCTTCGATCCCGGCCTCGGCGCCAAGTACGATCAGGTGCTCAGGGCCATCGGCATCGATCCCGCGATGCTCTCGGCGGAGGCGGGGCGAGCCTGA
- a CDS encoding peroxiredoxin produces MTIQVGDHLPQVTFRVSGPDGPQAKTTDDVFKGRRVVLIGVPGAFTPACHRNHLPGYVAKRDEILARGVDAIAVTSVNDIFVLNAWQQQSGAEGIEFLADGNAEFAKAVGLDMDGSGFGLGPRSQRYAMLVEDGVVRLLNVEDTPSKAEVSGAEALLKAL; encoded by the coding sequence ATGACGATTCAGGTCGGCGACCACCTGCCCCAGGTCACCTTTCGGGTGAGCGGTCCGGACGGTCCGCAAGCCAAGACGACCGACGACGTGTTCAAGGGGCGGCGCGTCGTGCTGATCGGGGTTCCGGGCGCCTTCACGCCGGCCTGTCACCGCAACCACCTGCCGGGCTACGTCGCCAAGCGCGACGAGATCCTGGCCCGCGGCGTCGATGCCATCGCCGTCACCTCCGTCAACGACATCTTCGTGCTGAACGCGTGGCAGCAGCAGAGCGGCGCCGAGGGCATCGAGTTCCTGGCCGACGGCAACGCCGAGTTCGCCAAGGCGGTCGGCCTCGACATGGACGGCTCCGGCTTCGGCCTCGGCCCGCGCTCCCAGCGCTATGCCATGCTGGTCGAGGACGGCGTGGTGCGTCTGCTCAACGTCGAGGACACGCCCTCCAAGGCGGAGGTGTCGGGCGCCGAAGCGCTGCTCAAGGCGCTCTGA